The sequence ACCTCGATAAATATAATCTCAAGTGCATGTAACTAGAGAAACTCTGTTAACCAGTAGCCTTTACCTGGACACCAGACACGAGGGACCCAGCAAGGACACCAGAGAGGGTTTCAACACCAAAAAAGATCCCAACAATAAGGGGTGTGAGCATGACAAGTGCACCAGGTGGGATCATCTCCTTGATGGAAGCATCGGTAGAGATCTTGACACAGGTTGCATAGTCAGGCTTGGCAGTGCCTTCCATCAAGCCAGGGATGGTGTTGAATTGCCTGCGAACTTCCTCAACCATCTTAAGAGCTGCACTTCCCACACTCTTCATTGTCATGGCAGAGAACCAATAAGGAAGCATTGCACCCACAATAAAACCAATGAAAACTTTAGGAGTCAACACATCAACTGTTGAAATAGCAGCACGGCTGACAAAAGCACCGAATAGGGCCAGGGAGACGAGAGCTGCAGAGCCAATGGCAAAGCCCTGAAAAAGGCAGCACAAAGATGATTTAGAAGTTTGCGAATAAAACCTTAGGTTCTGTCAGTGCAACAGGTCATTGCCAAATACTCTCTCTCAGTCAAACGAGAATAAGGATGTCTGTTCTACAACTAACGATGTAAATGCACTTTGCTGCGAAAATGACTCAATCTGACAACAGATTACATAAGAACTGGTCCCAGGACTTTGCAACGAGTAGGCAAGCATCCAACTTGTCtgatcataaaataaaagaataatccaAAGTTTCATTTCCCAAGGAATAAAACAGGGGAAAATCCAAAACTATTTCTGGGGCAAGTTGCCTATTTCCTTGGTTGCGTGCTGGGAGCACCACTTGAAAGTGGTCCCATAAGAAAAGATTTCAGTAAACCACTCACTAACACATCAATGCATGAAAACATATGAAGAACTGCATTTTAACATGACAGTTAAAGGCGATTGCAGATTGCAGATGTCAACTAAATCTAAAAATGAAGTGATTTAAACTCAAGAAGAGAGATTTTTCGGACCTTCCCAATAGCAGCAGTGGTGTTTCCGGCAGCATCAAGGGCATCAGTTCTCTCTCGGATTCTGTGGCTCATTCCAGCCATCTCAGCAATACCTCCGGCATTGTCACTAATGGGACCATATGCATCAATTGCCAACCCAGTGGCAATGGTACTCAGCATTCCAAGGGCGGCTACAGCAACACCGTACATGGCAGCAAAGGAGAAACTAACAAAAATGCTGACTGCAATAGCAAAGATAGGAATAATGACAGATTTATATCCCAAAGCAAGCCCAAAAATAACATTAGTGGCAGCTCCAGTTCGGCAGGAATCAGCAACGTCTTGAACAGGGCTGCAAATTTATGTAAAGGTCGAGTTAACTAATTGTTTAGGGAAAATAGTAAGGAGAGATATGAATAGGAAAAAAGCTTACCTGTATGCATTGCTAGTATAGTACTCAGTTACAAATCCAATAATAAGACCAGCCCAGAGACCAACAGCAACACACAAGAAGAGTTGCCTGCAAGTAGAATTCAATGCTATAAGCAAATACTCCTTGAATGTAAAGAGTGAGACGGTAAAACTCAACTAGAAAGACACTAAATTTTTCTCAAAGGAACATCAATGATACATCTTACCAATTCTTGACAACTTTCTGGGTCCCAAAATTGAAGATGGTAAAGGAAGACGGGAGAGCAATCCAACTAACAACGGCAACTCCAATAGTCATCAGAACAGTGGAGATGATGAGTTGATTCTTTAGCGCTGGCTCAATTTCATTCACAGCCTTGATCTCGAAGAAGTCGGTTGCAAATAAAGTGGTGAGCAAGCAAACAATGATACCCACAGAACTGACAATAAGAGGATATAGCATTGGAGTAAACTCATGATTGATTCCAAAAGAGGAGATGGAAGCAACAACTAAGGCAGCACAAGAGGACTCGGCATATGAGCCGAAAAGATCAGATCCCATGCCAGCTATATCACCAACATTGTCACCTACATTGTCAGCAATCACCTGCAATCACAGAAGGAAATCAGATACAGCCCAGACAAGAAATCACGTCATTTTTCAAGGTAAAATGTTATTTCTACAGAGGATTACTTACAGCAGGATTTCTTGGGtcatcctcaggaatgttcctTTCAACCTTGCCAACAAGATCAGCACCAACATCGGCAGCTTTGGTGTAGATACCTCCTCCAACTCTGCCAAAGAGAGCCATGGAAGATCCTCCAAGTCCATAACCAGTTATAGCCTCAAAAAGCCCTTCCCAGTCATCTCCGTAGTAGAGCTTGAAGAGATTGATGGCAATGTAAAGCACCAATAAACCATTTGCAGCAAGGAGAAAACCCATGACTGCCCCAGATCTAAATGCAGTGATGAAAGCCTTCCCAACTCCTTTTCTTGCCTCCAGGGTGGTTCTGGCATTTGCATAGGTGGCAATTTTCATCCCGAGAAACCCAGAAACCACTGATGTGATGGCACCAAGCATGAAGGCTATGGTGCTGAAGCCAGCAGTGGCAAGAGCAGGCTTGCAAAGCTTCAATGGGTCATAGGTGCAAGGCTGACTCTTTGTGCTGAATCCCTCAACAGAGCCAAGGAAAACGAAAATCAAGATTGCAAATGCAACCATGAAAATTCCAACATATTGATATTCGgtgaaaaggaaagaagttgCACCTGCAGAGTGAAAAAAATCCGCATCCataattagtataaaaaaatgatattaacaaaaaattactgTCACAACATAATGATGTAATGATGAAGTAAAAAGACCACTATGTTGCAAAAAGGATCCAATACAAGAAAACATAGCAAGTAATACAGATTAAATTTTCAGTTATAGCAAGTCAATGCCGATTAAATTCAGTTATATATAAGCAAGAAATCACTATTATTGAACAGTGAGAACATATGTCAAGATGTCAGATACAATACTGGATATGGCCTCTTCACAAAGGTGATTTGTACTTCATGGCTTACCATTCACCAAGAAAGCATGAAGTTAACCAAAGGGACTCGAGAACTATCAGTCATCTGTCAAAGACAGATCGAGAAGACACATTGGTATGATCCCTAAACATCTGGTTTCTGGTTTTCACATCCTAGTTATCATTCGAAACAATTTTCAGCACATGAAAAAATGAGGCCAAGTCCTCACAGTCAATAATGCAAATAATAACTAAGGAAAGTAAATTCACCacaaaaatccttaaaaaaaagccAAGAGCAACTAATCAACTTTATCAACaatccataattaaaaaaaaaaaaaaaaaaagcatgagcTAAACGCTTAGATCTATTTAAGATTTGCAATAACATCATCAAGACCTGTAGATCTAGCAAAATTTCAAGGAACAATGTCAACTTAAAACGGCAAAAAGTACCATTCCCACCCCGCAGGAATCAGGGTTGACTGGTCGGTGGCGGCATATCAATACCAGAGCACACATGCCAGAAAATATCGCATTTACCATTGTAGTTATGACCAAACGTCCAAAATCTTTCTGCCTATGCATGCgttctcattaaaaaattattaccatATTTCCAACACgagaaacaacaaaagaattGCGAGATCTCGAAATTTTCCACCgactaaaatattataaaaataagaatataaaagctggattttgtttcttttaactaaaaaaaataaactttagcaaataaaacaaaacaataatctcaaaaaaaatCCATACTTTCCACAGCACATAGAGCTCTGACTAGAAATAACCGCATACAAAATCCTTCACAAGAAAAGCAATTCCTCGCGTAGAATAACCAAACTTTACCAGCAAAAACAGCTCATTGTCTTCCATTTCAAAACCAAAACACCAAATCAAGCAGGGATCTAAATTCAACAAGCCCAAAAACCaccaaacttcaaaaaaaaaaaaaaaaaaaaaaacagcgatgTTACTATAATTTATTATACCTTCAGAGATGGCGTTTTGAATCTCAGCACATTTAAGAACAATATTATGATCATTAagtccttcttcttcttcaatcaaGTAATCACCATGTCCATTCTTTCCAGCACCTCCACTGTTCTTGGACGCCGCCGAACCCGGTGTAAGCTTGACCTTGGAAACCAACAGCCattgaaagagagaaaatccGATTCCGATAATGGCACATACCGGAATCAGAATCTCAGTTCCCAGATCTGGCAAAACAGGCGAACCCATCCCTACGAAACCCTGGTTTTATCTTGTTTGTTTACTTCTCCAATAacaggagagaaagagagcgagagagagagagagaagcagtGTGCTCCTGATGAGGAATGTGTGATATGGTGaggggaaaagagagagagagactgttATTTATAGTGAGTGACGGACGGATCTCATAAAAAAGAGGGCCAGCCCGATGGTAAAGGTCAAAAACAGCACATGGGGTTGAATAACAATTTACTATTTTTGGTTCTGTAGGTTTAATGGGGAATATGCGTTTTTTGTGCTCAAACTTGGGGTATTTATGGTAGTTGTTGGActagattggatttttgtttttggtaggAGGATGAGTTTCGATTTCTTTGGATgtgttatagattttttttaatataatgattgatattattttagcggttatttttaaaaaatattttttattttaaaatattttaaaataattattttattttttaaattttatttttaacattaatattaaaaaccataaaacaaataattttttaaaaaataatcttttaaaaaagtgttGTTAAGTTGCTAAaacaaataatctttttttggaGGAGTTTTAAGATGTGTTTTTAATAAGTGGTGTTATAATAAAGtaagttcttcacttcattaATAATTGTGATAAGAGTTTATCCATGTCATCATAAATTAAGGATGATGATATTCATGATCTTAGATTTGAGTCTTGTGGTTGTTAATACGATGATTGTTGGAGACttgtataattattaacttcaggATTTATGGGATTAGTCGAAAAGCATACAAATTAACACCAATACCCACATTTTAAAAGAAGGATGATAatgcaatattattattaaggcAAGTATGAAGGAATTAAGGGGTGGATATGCATCAACTTCAtttaaaaagattggaatttgaCACACAAATTGATCTTGAAATACCCTtaatcattgtaaaaaaaaaatgaaaaaaaaaactttcgctaaaaacaacaaatcaacatcattatatatatacaattactAGATAGAtagattgatttaattttttatttcgacAAATCACTCGTCAAGGGAAAATTTACGACTACAAAACAGTGGGTATAAAATACAATGTCAAGGGTTGGAGTATGGAAAACAGGAGCGACCAAGGATTACTGATTTTCTCTTAACCATGGATGGAGGGCATGCATTTAGGGTTTGAAAGTGTGAACCTTGTACAAGATTATCTATTATTTGATTAACGTCTCatcaacaataatatattttaaaaattattgagttgACTTACCCCTCATGTTATTTTTGaatagttttaatatgttaatattaaaaataaaatttaaaacataaaaaatattattttaatatattttcaaataaatattttaaaaattaacgtGTATGCCATGTTCTATAATAATCTTTGGctataaaaaatctattatttgattaacataataatatatttaaaaaaattattgagttgGACATTATCCttgtattaattttgatatcactcgttattagttttaaattaaaatttttatatttttaaattattttgatgtgttaatattaaaaataaatttttaaaaaataaaaaatattattttaatatatttttaaataaatattttaaaaaacaacgtGTATGCCATGTTCTAGCAAAATCTTtggctataaaaaatatattatttgattaccataataatatatttaaaaaggtaTTGAGTTTGACGTTACCCTTGTATCAATTCTGACATTACTCGTTATTagtttaaagtaatttttgtatatttttgaatagttttaatgtgttagtattaaaaataattttttaaaaataaaaaatattattttaatatatttttaaataaatattttataaaataacacatgTACCATGTTCCAGAAGAATCTTTGgctataaaaaattgaatagcaTCATAGTCAATAATAAACAATTCATAAAATCTAGAAGGACTATTCTAGAGCTGTGTCTTTAAACAACAAATCAGTAATAGTCAATTGGAGagttatatttaatttcttatattgaCAAATGACTGCAAAAACAACGGGCATAAAATACCATGTAATGCGTGGAGTATGGAAAAACAAGGACACCAAAagattactatatttttttattttttatttttttattttttattttttattttactatggATGGAGGGGCATGCGTTAAGGGTAAACAAGTTGACGTGTCActtgacaaaataaaattgaagactAAAACATGCGTAAGATCAtctcttattttaattaacatcccatcaacattaatatatttccaaggaTTATTGAGTTGGCCATTGATGCACCCGACCACACACCCCCTGTCGCCTGCCCAAGTCACAGTGACTGTTTGAGAGTGTGTAATCTCTGTGtgtggattttttatttatgattttaatatattaatattaaaaaataaaataaaattactttttaaactataaatattttagaaaagcACTTTACTTGGTTGAGTGTGTTtaatgagtgttttttttaatgattttaatatactgatattaaaaataaaaaaatatttttcaaatgacaaatattttataaaaaacatcttTCTTGTTTGATGGTGCGTAATTTATATTTCTGAGTTTTTTGTggtagttttaatattaaaaaattttaaaagttcttttcgagcaacaaatatttttaaaaaagcacatTGTTACGAGGCAATATttatttggttgtttttatgttttaaaaaaatatctaaaaaaataaatttttttgcttcaaattcattaaaaatttaaatcattttgatatgataatgtcaaaaataaaaaattatttaaatatatttttaaacaaaaaaatattttaaaaaataattactaccgCATTCTCCAACACTTTAATTCTTTAATGTTCACGTTGGAAATGCAACTCGGATCCATTTGCTGATTAGTGGATAGATTAATTAACAACTTGACATTCAAAGTCGATGGATAGATGATCAAGGATTAACTTATATGTTTCTTATAACAAGGGATTAACTTACTAGCTTCCTAGAAATACAGGGGCCAGGTTGagcttttattttaacttttgttttttcattttcctcctcgctctctttttttctttgctaattAGGAGATGCCCACACAATTTTTACAACAAAACAGATATTATTATTGCAGAAAAGGCCAAGGAAATTGAAGAGACGTTTATCCTTAAGAGGCCCTCTCTCAGCCAAGGAAATTTATGAGATCAAAAcagatgaatttatttatttatttattgaaaactaCACAGCAAACCTTATCATCAAAACCCACAAAACGCTCAGCTTTCGGTCCTATGAGAGGATGTCATTCTGGCGATGCAGTGGGCAGTGAGAGCATTAATCTTGGAGAGTTTTGCTTtgtcttgatgtttttttttttttttttttttaatcttctgtGCTGCTGCATCACCATTGATTGGTTTCTAATTTCAAGGGTTCGATCTCATCCTGAGGTGGCGATTTTATTCGGATAACTCTCGCAACAGCAGCGTCTTTTAGACGCCTTCCAGAATCCGACTTTTTATCATTCCCGCGCCATTTTTAAAGCGTAAaggatagttttttttgttctttattttaaaatattattaatttatttttaaaatcaacatatcaaaactattcaaaaataaaaaaaaattaatttaaaattaaaaattaaaaaaatagatgtacaGTTCCACCGTACTCTCAAATACACCCTgcattcccttttttttttttcttttttttacctttttaataGTTAAATACTAGTTGTAAAACCTGTCCAGAGTTAACTTGTATTAACACCTAAATCACAAATCAAGAACTTTCttcttaatagttttttaaaaaataatcaacacaatattattttaaaaaaatatataaaaaaatcaaaaaattaaaaaccaagttTTAGCTAGTTCAATGAATCAACCTTGTTTTTTAGGCATCGTTTGGCAGTGAGGTTGTACCTGCGTTTTgcccaaatttgaattttttttttttactaaaattaagttcggtttgtaccttttggatcgttttgatgtgctgatgtcaaaaatgattttttaaaaataaaaaaatatcattggcatgtattttggcacgaaaagctatttaaaaagcaaccgctaccacaccaccaaacacgctcttaatgGAGTTAATcgagctttttttatatataaaaaatcaaaaaattaaaaaccaagttTTAGCTAGTTCAATGAATCaaccttgatttttaatggAGTTAATcgagctttatatatatatatatatatatatatatatatatatatatatttttttttttttttaatcagattcATCCAGGTTCCGGATTAGGCAGACGAACTTTACAGTCCGATACGAGTTTTGCGAgtatggtttattttttcactGGTCGATTAAACGACAAAGAAGAGAATTTAAGGAGGTCTCTCTTCGTCGTATTACTGATTTCCTTAGCCTTATTAGAAGTGTCGCCTCAGTTTTAATTCTAACATGGTGTGTGAAGGTCTATCCAGGTACCGAGGGATGGGATGACACTTGTCGGATTTGTGTTAATTAtccatttgattaaaaaaaaagaatgaggtttttttttactat is a genomic window of Populus alba chromosome 18, ASM523922v2, whole genome shotgun sequence containing:
- the LOC118052052 gene encoding pyrophosphate-energized vacuolar membrane proton pump — translated: MGSPVLPDLGTEILIPVCAIIGIGFSLFQWLLVSKVKLTPGSAASKNSGGAGKNGHGDYLIEEEEGLNDHNIVLKCAEIQNAISEGATSFLFTEYQYVGIFMVAFAILIFVFLGSVEGFSTKSQPCTYDPLKLCKPALATAGFSTIAFMLGAITSVVSGFLGMKIATYANARTTLEARKGVGKAFITAFRSGAVMGFLLAANGLLVLYIAINLFKLYYGDDWEGLFEAITGYGLGGSSMALFGRVGGGIYTKAADVGADLVGKVERNIPEDDPRNPAVIADNVGDNVGDIAGMGSDLFGSYAESSCAALVVASISSFGINHEFTPMLYPLIVSSVGIIVCLLTTLFATDFFEIKAVNEIEPALKNQLIISTVLMTIGVAVVSWIALPSSFTIFNFGTQKVVKNWQLFLCVAVGLWAGLIIGFVTEYYTSNAYSPVQDVADSCRTGAATNVIFGLALGYKSVIIPIFAIAVSIFVSFSFAAMYGVAVAALGMLSTIATGLAIDAYGPISDNAGGIAEMAGMSHRIRERTDALDAAGNTTAAIGKGFAIGSAALVSLALFGAFVSRAAISTVDVLTPKVFIGFIVGAMLPYWFSAMTMKSVGSAALKMVEEVRRQFNTIPGLMEGTAKPDYATCVKISTDASIKEMIPPGALVMLTPLIVGIFFGVETLSGVLAGSLVSGVQIAISASNTGGAWDNAKKYIEAGVSEHARSLGPKGSDPHKAAVIGDTIGDPLKDTSGPSLNILIKLMAVESLVFAPFFATHGGLLFKIF